Proteins from a genomic interval of Rosa chinensis cultivar Old Blush chromosome 2, RchiOBHm-V2, whole genome shotgun sequence:
- the LOC112183924 gene encoding uncharacterized protein LOC112183924: MSIQRKRAKNGGDISADLEALRMEDLDTTVQNTVSSQPQMTYASTLKNPVDRYRKTMTEEFDFNDEDCTYSQGKHGQNVSFSAKVHNKLDFDWRCAVVVKLMGKPNSTNTFDFMLRGLRRKWQVKGGWQLIDLPNDFYIVKFNLEEDMNYALCGGPWILAGQTLIVRKWRPDFDPMKEFIGKMALWVRIFGLPVKFFKDFTVAKIGKILGDVVKVDKLTVGQARGQFARVCIEVDLSKPLRPFVEVESIAYQVVYEGISLICFECGCFGHAKDKCPTLKVTDNTHSKQPTMNYDEVTTHAANVETEVVDVSMQQCVPQIDVIKEDMGPWMLMSYRNKKKNGDTSSTMKSSAVGSRFAVLQDETVADSKLPEKTIDDNNNGQSPTIVKLWQSFQEKKKKEDPKPYQRQARQYPYWCLL; the protein is encoded by the coding sequence ATGTCGATTCAGCGTAAACGTGCGAAGAATGGAGGAGATATCAGCGCTGATCTGGAGGCTCTTCGGATGGAAGATCTAGACACCACTGTGCAGAACACTGTTTCTTCGCAACCCCAAATGACCTACGCAAGCACTTTGAAGAACCCTGTCGATCGCTACAGGAAAACTATGACTGAAGAGTTCGATTTCAATGATGAGGACTGTACCTACTCTCAAGGTAAACATGGTCAGAACGTTTCATTCTCTGCAAAAGTCCATAATAAGCTTGATTTTGATTGGAGATGTGCTGTTGTTGTTAAATTGATGGGGAAACCCAACTCGACGAACACTTTTGACTTCATGCTTAGAGGTCTCAGAAGAAAATGGCAGGTGAAAGGAGGTTGGCAACTTATTGACCTTCCTAATGACTTCTATATTGTGAAATTCAACCTGGAAGAAGATATGAACTATGCTCTCTGTGGAGGACCATGGATCTTGGCTGGGCAAACCCTTATTGTTAGAAAATGGAGACCTGACTTTGACCCTATGAAGGAATTCATTGGCAAAATGGCTCTCTGGGTGAGAATCTTTGGCCTACCTGTTAAATTCTTCAAGGATTTCACTGTCGCGAAAATTGGTAAGATCCTTGGGGATGTGGTCAAAGTGGACAAACTCACTGTTGGTCAAGCTAGGGGACAATTTGCTAGAGTGTGCATTGAGGTTGATCTTAGTAAGCCCCTGCGTCCATTTGTTGAAGTGGAATCCATTGCTTATCAAGTTGTCTATGAAGGCATTTCATTGATCTGTTTTGAGTGTGGATGTTTTGGCCATGCTAAAGACAAATGCCCTACTCTTAAAGTCACCGATAATACTCATTCCAAGCAACCAACTATGAATTATGATGAAGTGACTACTCATGCCGCAAATGTTGAGACTGAGGTGGTTGATGTGAGTATGCAGCAATGTGTCCCTCAAATTGATGTGATTAAAGAGGACATGGGCCCATGGATGTTGATGAGCtacagaaacaaaaagaaaaatggtgatACTAGCAGTACTATGAAATCTTCTGCTGTTGGCTCTAGATTTGCTGTGCTTCAAGATGAGACTGTGGCTGATTCTAAATTGCCTGAAAAGACCATTGATGACAATAATAATGGACAGTCCCCGACTATTGTGAAATTGTGGCAGAGTttccaagagaaaaaaaaaaaagaagatcccAAGCCCTACCAAAGACAAGCACGCCAATACCCCTACTGGTGTCTCCTCTAG
- the LOC112183925 gene encoding uncharacterized protein LOC112183925: MKDVSNFGSCSGSKTELHYQRKTKGLPNSVIKHQTHVFKKLSFEKVSSNVLGDGISAIFGHTPPDEHSIQPDIQSSLVHDADKFVENIFADNSMLTIDDNLPSQNGSDNFRSVIADLVKLHSIDILAICEPKVQFSRASIALKNLGFTDSRIVEAEGFSGGLWLLWNKNKTQVDFIDDNFQSISVKITLPGKPTWMLTVVYASPTHTTRSSLWPYFDNLAAITNLPWMLIGDFNELVSSADKSCGPFTGRFGALRDWINRNALIDMGYKGSCYTWSNNRVKERLDRAFCNCSWRSTFSDAFIQHLPKTRSDHCPIIMQLSSNNYINRNASPFRFQAMWFSHATYSDFVSDTWNGMHGNFHSKIMGLSSALSKWNREIFGHLFQKKKRILARIGGIQKACDRYENPFLIKLEAELIHEYESILNQENLFWKQKSRDKWLQGGDRNTKFFHLTTLVRRRKNKIEGLFDSNGNWFIDSASMKNIAVDFFTKLFSSPIAEDTRFIIPWLFPEIDQDVLNNICKPVSLLEVKDSLFAIGGLKAPGFDGFPAIFFPTSLATLLL, encoded by the exons ATGAAGGATGTGTCCAATTTTGGAAGCTGCAGTGGGTCTAAGACTGAACTGCACTATCAGAGAAAGACCAAAGGGCTACCTAATTCTGTGATTAAACATCAGACTCATGTTTTCAAAAAACTTTCCTTTGAAAAGGTGAGCTCTAATGTTCTGGGGGATGGAATTTCAGCCATTTTTGGGCATACTCCCCCTGATGAGCATTCTATTCAACCTGATATACAAAGTTCCCTTGTTCATGATGCTGACAAATTTGTGGAAAATATTTTTGCTGACAATAGCATGTTGACCATTGATGATAACCTGCCCTCCCAAAATG GTAGTGATAATTTCAGATCTGTTATTGCAGACCTTGTTAAACTTCACTCTATTGATATTTTGGCTATTTGTGAACCTAAAGTTCAATTTTCAAGAGCCTCTATTGCTCTTAAAAATCTTGGCTTCACTGATTCAAGAATTGTTGAGGCTGAAGGTTTCTCTGGTGGTCTTTGGCTTCTGTGGAATAAGAATAAGACTCAGGTTGACTTTATTGATGATAACTTTCAATCTATTTCTGTTAAAATCACTCTCCCAGGCAAGCCTACTTGGATGCTTACTGTTGTTTATGCTAGTCCAACTCACACCACAAGGTCTTCACTGTGGCCCTATTTTGACAACCTTGCTGCCATCACGAATCTCCCTTGGATGCTTATTGGAGATTTTAACGAGTTGGTTTCCAGTGCTGATAAGAGTTGTGGCCCTTTTACTGGTAGATTTGGTGCCTTAAGGGATTGGATCAACAGGAATGCTTTGATTGATATGGGTTACAAAGGATCTTGCTACACTTGGAGCAACAATAGGGTGAAAGAAAGACTGGATAGGGCCTTCTGTAATTGCTCTTGGAGGTCTACTTTTTCTGATGCTTTTATTCAACATCTCCCCAAAACAAGGTCTGATCATTGCCCTATTATCATGCAGTTGTCTTCCAACAATTACATTAACAGAAATGCTAGCCCTTTTAGATTTCAAGCTATGTGGTTTTCTCATGCAACTTATTCTGATTTTGTGTCTGACACTTGGAATGGGATGCATGGGAATTTCCATTCTAAAATTATGGGCCTCTCTTCTGCTCTCTCCAAATGGAATAGAGAGATTTTTGGGCAtctgtttcagaaaaaaaagagaattttgGCCAGGATTGGTGGCATCCAAAAGGCTTGTGACAGATATGAGAACCCTTTTTTAATTAAGCTTGAAGCTGAGCTCATCCATGAATATGAGAGTATCTTAAATCAGGAAAATCTTTTTTGGAAACAGAAATCTAGAGATAAATGGCTTCAAGGAGGGGACAGAAATACTAAATTCTTTCACCTGACTACTTTGGTCAGAAGGAGGAAAAATAAGATTGAGGGTTTGTTTGACAGCAATGGAAATTGGTTTATTGATTCTGCTTCCATGAAAAATATTGCTGTTGATTTTTTTACTAAATTGTTCTCCTCCCCTATTGCTGAAGACACTAGATTTATAATTCCCTGGCTCTTTCCTGAGATTGATCAAGATGTGCTTAACAATATCTGCAAACCTGTTTCTCTCCTTGAAGTGAAGGACTCTCTCTTTGCCATTGGTGGTCTCAAAGCTCCTGGATTTGATGGTTTCCCTGCTATTTTTTTTCCAACATCACTGGCAACTTTACTCTTGTGA
- the LOC112190999 gene encoding uncharacterized protein LOC112190999, protein MDNPSSSGVPESEKLLGIAADLLCDGNFASCRKFALFARDYDPENPVAERILAVADVLLAEKRRDPTDWYPILQLTRPDSRNRRLVRTQFEKLTALLNPEDNGLPFSDEALGLVHKAWAALSDPGLGNGPKNGPESPKLEEGLAGETFWTVCPYCYGMFMYKKVFEECCLRCQICRKAFHGVAIRPPEPEILVEGKEQYYFTYGCFPMEYNEDPKKSNEDTKKRQMEEGVCVVEISDDEEEVVVKNVGGGGKFSSEGKAPVKRMKAPARRMKGMKTKTVASRRGGMVKELDLNGGSGNGNGEMGDL, encoded by the coding sequence ATGGATAATCCGAGCAGCAGTGGCGTACCCGAGTCCGAAAAGCTTCTCGGAATCGCCGCCGACCTCCTCTGCGACGGCAACTTCGCTTCTTGCCGGAAATTCGCTCTCTTCGCCCGCGACTACGACCCGGAAAACCCCGTCGCGGAAAGAATCCTCGCCGTCGCCGACGTTCTCCTCGCCGAAAAGAGGCGCGACCCGACCGACTGGTACCCCATTTTGcaactgacccgacccgactccCGAAACCGCCGCCTCGTTCGGACCCAGTTCGAGAAGCTCACGGCGCTGTTGAACCCGGAAGACAACGGCCTCCCGTTTTCCGACGAGGCGCTCGGGCTGGTCCACAAGGCGTGGGCCGCGCTGTCCGACCCGGGGCTCGGAAATGGGCCCAAGAACGGGCCGGAAAGCCCGAAACTTGAAGAGGGTTTGGCCGGAGAGACGTTCTGGACGGTTTGTCCGTACTGCTATGGCATGTTTATGTACAAGAAGGTGTTTGAGGAGTGTTGCCTGAGGTGTCAGATTTGCCGGAAGGCGTTTCACGGGGTGGCGATTAGGCCGCCGGAGCCGGAGATTTTGGTGGAGGGGAAGGAGCAGTACTATTTCACTTATGGGTGTTTTCCCATGGAGTACAATGAGGACCCAAAGAAGAGTAATGAGGACACAAAGAAGAGGCAGATGGAGGAGGGTGTTTGTGTTGTGGAGATTTCTGATGatgaggaggaggtggtggtgaagAATGTGGGTGGAGGAGGGAAGTTTTCGAGCGAAGGGAAGGCTCCGGTGAAGAGAATGAAGGCTCCGGCGAGGAGGATGAAGGGGATGAAGACGAAAACAGTGGCGAGTAGGAGGGGTGGGATGGTGAAAGAGTTGGACTTGAATGGTGGGTCTGGAAATGGGAATGGTGAAATGGGTGATTTGTAA
- the LOC112183926 gene encoding transcription factor bHLH131, translating into MQMRSAPSYFSKQIGFHQRYRIDPVNSIYRKNFCRPKSTAEAKVLAAKKHSESERRRRMRINSQYTALRKILPNLIKMDKASVLAETVRQVRELKKVVADTEAACRGSGSECVIPSGVNKLSLEKCEGKQEGLVKATFSCEDRPGLILDMIRELRSGKGRVVRAEMVTVGGRTKSVLWVKGLGAGSEGIVCLKKALNKVIVDRPSII; encoded by the exons ATGCAGATGCGTTCCGCCCCAAGCTATTTTTCCAAGCAAATTGGTTTTCATCAACGCTATCGTATAGATCCAGTGAATAGCATCTACAGAAAAAACTTCTGTAGACCAAAATCAACAGCAGAAGCCAAAGTACTTGCGGCCAAGAAACACAGTGAGTCAGAGAGAAGACGAAGGATGCGAATCAATAGTCAATATACAGCTCTTCGTAAAATCCTCCCAAACTTGATCAAA ATGGACAAGGCTTCTGTGCTCGCAGAGACCGTCCGACAAGTAAGGGAGCTTAAGAAGGTGGTAGCAGATACTGAAGCAGCATGTCGTGGCAGTGGCAGTGAGTGTGTTATTCCCAGCGGCGTTAACAAGTTGAGTTTGGAGAAGTGTGAAGGCAAGCAAGAAGGGCTTGTGAAAGCAACATTTAGCTGCGAGGATAGGCCAGGGCTAATATTGGACATGATTAGGGAGCTGAGGTCAGGGAAAGGGAGGGTGGTGAGGGCGGAGATGGTGACAGTAGGTGGGAGGACTAAGAGTGTGTTGTGGGTGAAAGGGTTGGGTGCTGGAAGTGAAGGGATAGTGTGCCTTAAGAAGGCATTAAATAAGGTGATTGTTGACAGGCCAAGCATTATTTAG